In a genomic window of Roseiflexus castenholzii DSM 13941:
- the tenA gene encoding thiaminase II, whose product MRFTETLWSSITGIYQAIIQHPFNEELAQGTLSHEKFAFYMQQDALYLADFARALATMAGRAPDEEAIIQFARFAEGVAVVERALHFTYFREFGIDAPTRQQSPSCFAYTNFLLATTAGRSYEEGMAALLPCFWIYREVGSDIYRRAAPNNPYQKWIDTYAGQEFAEWVNRAIDLTDAIADQASEPQKARMRDAFVHSSRLEWMFWDSAYRLEQWMP is encoded by the coding sequence ATGCGCTTTACCGAAACACTCTGGTCGTCGATCACCGGCATCTACCAGGCTATCATTCAGCATCCATTCAACGAGGAACTGGCGCAGGGAACGCTGTCGCACGAGAAATTCGCCTTTTACATGCAGCAAGACGCCCTGTACCTGGCAGATTTTGCGCGCGCGTTGGCGACAATGGCCGGGCGCGCCCCCGATGAGGAGGCGATCATCCAGTTTGCGCGCTTCGCCGAGGGAGTGGCGGTCGTCGAGCGCGCGCTGCATTTCACCTACTTCCGCGAGTTTGGCATCGATGCACCGACGCGCCAGCAGTCACCCTCGTGTTTCGCTTACACCAACTTTCTGCTGGCAACTACTGCCGGTCGCAGTTACGAAGAGGGCATGGCCGCGCTGCTCCCCTGTTTCTGGATCTACCGCGAGGTTGGAAGCGACATTTACCGCCGCGCAGCGCCAAATAACCCATACCAGAAGTGGATCGACACCTACGCCGGGCAGGAATTCGCCGAATGGGTCAATCGCGCGATTGACCTGACCGACGCCATCGCTGACCAGGCATCTGAACCGCAGAAAGCCCGTATGCGCGACGCTTTTGTGCACTCTTCACGGTTGGAGTGGATGTTTTGGGATAGCGCCTACCGTCTTGAACAGTGGATGCCGTGA
- a CDS encoding DUF4058 family protein: MEPPFPGMDPYLEHSSLWPDVHHRIISAACDYLQARIAPGYIAQITPYVALEQIEIAAPRRALVPDIGVYEREPAAIAAASVDAPTLTGVALAEIPTRYARIEIRSVVDETLVTAIELLSPVNKRPGPDGADAYEKKRQELFMSGVHLLEIDLLRGGKRPNLARPDPLPNAPYFIFLSRAERWPAIDIWTCPLQQPLPTVPVPLRRPDPDAPLPLTRLVHQVYRNARYDLRIDYRQPPPPPDLSPEDAAWLDAHLHAKGLRP, translated from the coding sequence ATGGAACCGCCATTTCCGGGAATGGACCCTTATCTCGAGCATTCGAGCCTGTGGCCCGATGTTCATCATCGTATCATTAGCGCCGCCTGCGATTACCTTCAGGCGCGGATTGCGCCGGGGTACATTGCGCAGATTACCCCCTACGTCGCGCTGGAGCAGATTGAGATTGCTGCGCCGCGCCGCGCGCTGGTTCCCGACATCGGCGTGTATGAACGCGAACCCGCTGCTATCGCGGCCGCCAGCGTGGACGCTCCTACCCTCACCGGCGTCGCGCTGGCGGAAATCCCCACCCGCTATGCGCGCATCGAAATCCGATCCGTCGTCGATGAGACGCTCGTGACCGCCATCGAACTCCTCTCGCCGGTCAACAAGCGCCCCGGTCCCGACGGCGCCGACGCCTACGAGAAGAAGCGCCAGGAACTCTTTATGAGCGGCGTCCACCTGCTCGAAATCGACCTGCTGCGCGGCGGGAAGCGCCCCAATCTGGCGCGCCCCGACCCGCTGCCCAACGCGCCCTACTTCATCTTCCTCAGTCGCGCCGAACGCTGGCCCGCCATCGACATCTGGACCTGCCCCTTGCAGCAACCGCTGCCGACCGTCCCTGTGCCGCTGCGCCGACCCGACCCGGATGCGCCGCTGCCCTTGACCCGGCTCGTGCATCAGGTGTACCGCAACGCGCGCTACGATTTACGGATCGATTATCGCCAACCGCCGCCGCCGCCTGACCTGTCGCCGGAAGATGCCGCGTGGCTCGACGCCCATCTGCACGCCAAAGGGCTGCGTCCGTAG
- a CDS encoding DUF4058 family protein has translation MEPPFPGMDPYLEHSSLWPDVHTGLITAMRDDLQARIAPGYIAQITPYVALEQIEIAAPRRALVPDIGVYEREPAAIAAASVDAPTLTGVALAEIPTRYARIEIRSVVDETLVTAIELLSPVNKRPGPDGADAYEKKRQELFMSGVHLLEIDLLRGGKRPNLARPDPLPNAPYFIFLSRAERWPAIDIWTCPLQQPLPTVPVPLRRPDPDAPLPLTRLVHQVYRNARYDLRIDYRQPPPPPDLSPEDAAWLDAHLRAKGLRP, from the coding sequence ATGGAACCGCCATTTCCGGGAATGGACCCTTATCTCGAGCATTCGAGCTTGTGGCCCGATGTGCATACCGGGTTGATTACGGCGATGCGTGACGACTTGCAGGCGCGGATTGCGCCGGGGTACATTGCGCAGATTACTCCCTACGTCGCGCTGGAGCAGATCGAGATCGCTGCGCCGCGCCGCGCGCTGGTTCCCGACATCGGCGTGTATGAACGCGAACCCGCTGCTATCGCGGCCGCCAGCGTGGACGCTCCTACCCTCACCGGCGTCGCGCTGGCGGAAATCCCCACCCGCTATGCGCGCATCGAAATCCGATCCGTCGTCGATGAGACGCTCGTGACCGCCATCGAACTCCTCTCGCCGGTCAACAAGCGCCCCGGTCCCGACGGCGCCGACGCCTACGAGAAGAAGCGCCAGGAACTCTTTATGAGCGGCGTCCACCTGCTCGAAATCGACCTGCTGCGCGGCGGGAAGCGCCCCAATCTGGCGCGCCCCGACCCGCTGCCCAACGCGCCCTACTTCATCTTCCTCAGTCGCGCCGAACGCTGGCCCGCCATCGACATCTGGACCTGCCCCTTGCAGCAACCGCTGCCGACCGTCCCTGTGCCGCTGCGCCGACCCGACCCGGATGCGCCGCTGCCCTTGACCCGGCTCGTGCATCAGGTGTACCGCAACGCGCGCTACGATTTACGGATCGATTATCGCCAACCGCCGCCGCCGCCTGACCTGTCGCCGGAAGATGCCGCGTGGCTCGACGCCCATCTGCGCGCCAAAGGGCTGCGTCCGTAG
- the infC gene encoding translation initiation factor IF-3, with the protein MCCSVPSHVERSAAIRDRLRINNRIRAREVRLIDENGAQVGIVPIRDALLMAEERGLDLVEVAPNAVPPVCRILDYGKFRYEQSKKEREARKNQKQVDVKQIRLEPKTDEHDLDVKAKQARRFLLDGDKVKFNLRFRGREIFHQEIGLEMLERMAEELRDVSVVEQRPTMEGRVLTLLLAPNQKARTQAQRERQQQAPRTPTQAKSQVSVPASDAAPDDQSDEEE; encoded by the coding sequence GTGTGTTGTTCTGTACCGTCACACGTCGAAAGGAGCGCTGCAATTAGAGACCGGCTTCGTATCAACAATCGCATTCGCGCTCGCGAAGTGCGCTTGATTGACGAGAATGGCGCACAGGTCGGCATTGTCCCAATCCGCGATGCCCTGCTGATGGCGGAAGAGCGCGGGCTTGATCTGGTTGAAGTCGCGCCGAACGCCGTCCCGCCCGTCTGTCGCATTCTGGATTATGGCAAATTCCGCTACGAGCAGTCGAAGAAAGAGCGCGAGGCGCGGAAAAACCAGAAGCAGGTGGATGTCAAGCAGATCCGCCTGGAACCGAAAACCGATGAACACGATCTGGATGTCAAAGCCAAACAGGCGCGGCGTTTCTTGCTCGATGGCGACAAGGTCAAGTTCAATCTGCGGTTCCGCGGTCGTGAGATTTTCCATCAGGAAATTGGACTGGAAATGCTGGAACGCATGGCGGAGGAACTGCGCGACGTATCGGTTGTCGAGCAGCGACCAACGATGGAAGGGCGAGTGTTGACATTGTTGCTTGCGCCGAACCAGAAAGCCAGAACACAGGCGCAGCGTGAACGGCAGCAACAGGCGCCTCGCACTCCAACGCAAGCGAAGTCACAGGTCAGTGTGCCCGCGTCTGATGCAGCGCCCGACGATCAGTCCGACGAAGAGGAATAA
- a CDS encoding large ribosomal subunit protein bL35 yields MPKMKTHKGAAKRFTLTGTGKMVRAAGRRGHFRRRMSLRILQHLDRTFEVHKTVQRRLRRALPYIAKHSR; encoded by the coding sequence ATGCCAAAGATGAAGACGCACAAAGGCGCGGCAAAACGGTTTACACTCACGGGAACAGGGAAAATGGTCCGCGCTGCCGGTCGTCGCGGGCACTTCCGCCGCCGGATGTCGCTGCGGATTTTGCAGCATCTTGATCGAACATTCGAAGTGCATAAGACGGTTCAGCGCCGCCTGCGCCGTGCATTGCCGTATATTGCAAAGCATAGCCGCTAG
- the rplT gene encoding 50S ribosomal protein L20 — protein sequence MARVKRGVMVRKRHKKLLEQAKGYRGSRSRRVKVARETVMKALWYAYRDRRNRKRDFRRLWIIRINAAARMHGMSYSRLMNGLKRAGIELDRKVLADMAVRDPAAFGRVVEQAQQVV from the coding sequence ATGGCCCGCGTGAAACGTGGTGTGATGGTGCGCAAGCGCCATAAAAAATTGCTCGAGCAGGCGAAAGGGTATCGCGGCAGCCGCAGCCGTCGCGTCAAAGTGGCGCGCGAAACGGTGATGAAGGCGCTCTGGTACGCCTATCGCGACCGGCGCAATCGCAAACGCGATTTTCGCCGCCTCTGGATTATCCGTATCAATGCCGCTGCTCGGATGCACGGCATGTCGTACAGCCGCCTGATGAACGGTCTCAAGCGCGCTGGCATCGAACTTGATCGCAAAGTGCTCGCCGATATGGCGGTGCGCGATCCTGCCGCCTTTGGGCGGGTCGTCGAACAGGCGCAGCAGGTGGTGTGA
- a CDS encoding TrmH family RNA methyltransferase, translated as MITSPANQHVKRIRSLAADRQKRRRERMFVLEGVRLVADALESGATLTLVLYAPEQLQQTPAGLDLLQRLQRLPVGYAATPQVIASVADTVHPQGVVALARWPQIPPGKPGLILVIDAVQDPGNLGTLLRSAEAVGVAQTLCSVGTVDVYAPKVVRSAMGAHIRLSIEQDVRWDEIGERLADVDHVYAADPHARMPYYAADWRQPSALLVGNEAHGLSEAARRLATKPITIPMCGRAESLNVAVAASVILFEALRQRTLGRG; from the coding sequence GTGATTACCAGCCCGGCGAATCAGCATGTCAAACGAATCCGCTCGCTGGCTGCCGACCGCCAGAAACGTCGCCGTGAGCGGATGTTCGTGCTTGAGGGGGTGCGCCTGGTCGCCGATGCGCTGGAGAGTGGCGCGACGCTGACGCTTGTGCTGTATGCGCCGGAACAATTGCAGCAGACGCCTGCCGGGTTGGATTTGTTGCAACGGCTTCAACGCCTGCCTGTCGGTTATGCGGCGACGCCGCAGGTGATTGCGTCAGTCGCCGATACCGTCCATCCGCAAGGAGTCGTGGCGCTTGCCCGATGGCCGCAAATCCCGCCAGGGAAACCTGGTCTGATTCTGGTGATCGATGCCGTGCAGGATCCCGGTAACTTGGGAACGCTCCTGCGCAGCGCTGAGGCTGTCGGCGTGGCGCAGACGCTCTGTAGCGTCGGTACGGTCGATGTCTATGCGCCGAAAGTGGTGCGTAGCGCGATGGGGGCGCACATTCGCCTGTCCATCGAGCAGGACGTCCGCTGGGATGAGATCGGCGAGCGTCTGGCAGATGTTGATCATGTCTATGCCGCCGATCCACATGCGCGCATGCCGTACTATGCCGCCGACTGGCGCCAACCGTCGGCGCTGCTGGTCGGGAATGAGGCGCACGGTTTGAGTGAGGCTGCGCGTCGGCTTGCTACCAAACCGATCACCATCCCCATGTGCGGGAGAGCCGAGTCGCTCAATGTCGCGGTGGCGGCAAGCGTGATCCTGTTCGAGGCGCTGCGGCAGCGCACGCTGGGACGTGGTTAA